CGTGCACATGAGACCAACTCTtggaataaaattttcaaaaataggaTGTCTTAATCTTTTTTTCCTGCATTCGCTCCAGTCCCTAATACCCCTAAACCCTGAAGCTGACTGCGTATTGCATCTCGCATTTCACTATTATCGATAACTTTATACTGCATATAAGATTTCGTAGGACTTTATAAGTATCATCACCAACATTagttgattttaattaattactcataaATAATGGCATGTAATTTAGGTGATGCGAAGAATGATGAGAAGAAAGATCCATCCTGACGTGGGACCCATCAATCCTAAAGTCGCCACATTGAATGATTATATTAGTAGGAGTCGCGTTTCTGACGATTGCGCTGCGCTTCTTCCAACTCAAGGTgcgtttttttgttttactgaTTTGCcgacttttaatttttactccctctctcccattaaatatgcaacatttgcttttcaagtaatgttgttttgtgaattaatgaacaaagagtaaagtaagagagaaaaaaagtagagagagtattgtttccatttttagaaacgtttcatttttaatgggacagactaaaaagaaaaacgtttcatttttaatgaaacgaggagtattattttaatttttaacttgtTGACATATAGTGGTACTAGTAGTAGAATCACatataatattcttatttccaaattaagaTTATCTTTCCATTTATATAACAAGGTCTGGTCAGATTCTGGCCaggaaattttaaattttttcaattatcacATTTGTGTATAAAAAGGGGTCTTTTGGTGATGCTACTGCTtcattaaaactaatattttttatttacattcaatttttcttttcttgtttaactaaaaatatcgTTTTGAGCATTACCAACGACGTTGTTTTATACACGAAGGAGACAATCAAGAAAAATTCAACTTTGCGCTTTAATATAGTCTTTTAAATCTTATGAAAGCGACATTTGACCATACTTTGTGATTTACATAGTTATTATTCCCGAACTTAAATAGAGAGTTGGAATTGGAACAAGAATTCCATCTACACTCGGCGTTCTTCTTCCATTATGCACTATgtcgtactccctccgttccatagtaatagagtcattttgtcattttggtacgtttcatagtaatagagttatttccctttttagtaaaagtcaatacatttttccacacatactttactctctcttacttttttctctctttatctctctaccttgttcatttttcactttattatccatttacttaactcatctaATATAGTTTTTCTTAGTCtccgtgctgaaaagaaacgcctccgttactatggaacggagggagtagaatatAACCGATATATGTTCAGGTATTCACATATGACTTGTTACCCATCGAAAATGTATAACTCTTTCACTTGTCAACTAACCGTCACccgtaaaataaaatatctaactCTAGTCCCTAGCTATACCAACAATAAATATCTTTAGTAATATCATTCTTGGATAAGAAACCACATGGTTTGATCTATCTTTTTGTTTGTCGATATTGAGAACTGATAGACGTGGTCCTCTTTTTTGGATCAAAAGTAcatattttcaatcatttatGTCCCTGAAATTTCCGCAAGACGATTAGTCACCATTCATAGATTTCATTCTTGTATTTAATTgtatgaatgatgaatgatattttattgcaGAATGATTCTTTCAAGAATGAAGTATGTCTGAGACATGGTGAGGCCATCTATAATTTGAAGATTTCTTGGCTTTGGTTTCATTAAATGTAACGGTTTGTTCTCTTGGATGATAAGTATATAATTGTTTGATtgaagtgtgtgtgtattaTGTGTAATGTACGAATTTGATTCCATGTTTGGATTGTGCTATTATAGAAGTTGGGTTGCCCATGtttcaatgttttttttttcattcttgcaattttaatttactcaTCAATACATTGATTAtgcaaacacacacacatataggTAGATATAATCAAGTCAATTAAACCGCATTTCAATAGAACTcaaattgtgtgtgtgtttctcCCAACAATAGGAGAAAATTTTGAAGGATAAGAGTTTGGTTTCTGAAACATGGAGATACATGATTGCTAATTTACTAGGGGTGGTAAATCATGCAGGTTGGGTCGTTCTCGGGTTGACTCAATAGCGACCCAACCGATAAGGCTAACCTGATCCGTTTACGACACAATATAATATGGTTGACACAACATGATAGCAACTCGAACCTGATATTACACTATTTAAAACCTGAGATTCACAATTAAACCTTATTTTTAAACCAAATTTACACGATAAAAATTCGTGTTATACAATTTAAACCtgattaaaaagaaatgacataattaaagtgaaacatatttttttaaaataataataataaataataatattactatttcttAACGGGCatctaatccgaaattatCGGGTTCTTAACAGGTCAAACTAATAAGGATATGAACCCAATAAGGCTTGATCCAAACCCAATAATTTCGTTCGTATCGAAAGTCCAGAGTGTAGTGCGTTATGTTTGTCCAAGTCCAGAGACGTTTCCTTCCATGCGAGGGAGATGTCATACACATACATTAGCATAGCCCATAGCCAAAATTGATATAGAATTAGCCATGGAATTTATATATAGCGCACCCCCtaatcatattattaataaatattagtgCCTAACTCATTAAAGCTCGGACCAATAAAGTAGAAGACTTAGTAATAGCTATAGAAGTCCaaatacttcaatttttgCACTTATAATTTAGGTATTTTCAAGGAGTTTAAGATTTTACTATATCCTTTaactaatcaaattaattgggatttaaattttgtaattttttcttGTGTTGACTGGTCAAATGgtataaattgataatttgagTTTTGTTCAATTAATTGTCTCCGATATGTTAATAACTAGTATCATTCATTATGTTTTGgagtgattaattaattaattataaatagaaagtCAAAAAAGTAACAAATTTCTCAGCACAATAAATTTGTAGGTGATGTGCTCGTTGAATTAAAAGGATTACGacgaatattaattattaaccgaatttttattatgagaAGGCGGCGTGAGAGACCAGTCTAGTATAGTAAATTAATCAacataaataacaataataataaaaataaataaaaaaaaaaagattgcaAGATTTATGACACTCTAGaagtactatttattgaaatgttTACATAGATTTTTTGTAAGGATAATTtggtttagtttagttttgcAGAAATGGAGACAAAGGTGTTCACCTTTGAGGAGGCGTCACAGCACTGTAACCCAGACGATTGTTGGCTTATCATCGATGGCAAGgtcatcttcttctctctctttcttctatatttatattattaaactCAAAATCTATAATATTAGATGATTCGTGACATTAAGAATCCTTCATATACTCCATGTATCTAccaaaaaatagatataattgTCTAtcacacgagttttaatgtacaattgataaaggaagagaaatataaaaagtagtaaaagagaagtagtgttagtggattatgaaGTCCATagtatataaatgtataaaattttctatatttagaaactaatctaattttagtggacgatccaaaatagtaaaatcagtctattttttatggacggatgGATTTTACTATATTGTCAAATCCTATAGTTGTGTTGAGGTTTTTATTCTAATATCATATGCACCTGTTAATTTTTTAGATGATTCAAAttacatctatatatataacatgCTAACATTCTAGCTCCCCTAATTAAAATAGGTTGTATAATGTTGGGTGATTGAACTCGAATGTGattaaattctaattcaacttgaaaattgatgaaattgtaATAACAATGTcgaatatagtagtagtagtgaatatagtagtagtagtagttgttGTTTTTCAATAACAAATTCTTCGTTTTATTTCAAGTTGTgctctaaaattaaataataaaaataataaattcattaaaaattgcATTGGGCCGGGACATTCGACCCAGAATAAGTGGGCcatatattcaagattttGTACCCATGCACAGCCCACTAAGGGCTTTAACACTTTACTTTACTAAGATATTTTTCTGAAATAATTTCTTTAGAAATACATGAATTAAATATGGTCATTGAAAAAATGTACAGGAAATATTTTGATCGATTCACAGCTGCAAATTAGGATCTGTTTAATCAAAAAATTGACGAATTCCAAGTTGAGTGGGTGACCATTTGTATTGTAAGCTAATAGCTTTTGTAGCATTGTATACCAGGCCTACGACGTTACGGGATTTCTTGACGACCATCCTGGAGGCAAGGGACCCATGTTAAACATATCAGGTACGCTTCAATAAAATAGGTGATGAGTATatctaattttcatttttattataagtattttattctAGCCCATCCCATCGTGTATTGAGTTACATGATGGGGTCTAGGGTTTTCTATGCATGTTTTggtaattttataactattaaaactatattagtttataatcaattttttttcttttcattttgacccattcaaaaaaaaaagaaaacacattTCGTTTTGGTATGATATTCACTTTTCCCCACAAAAATAAGTCCATTAATATTActtcaatctttttttattcctcctactttattaattttatgttataataTGTGATATCCACTAACAAGACTAATGGAAGTTGACAAAggtaattgtttttttaatcctATAgctaattcatttttctattttttttatttctctttgtTTTAAGATTAATATTGAGAACTATATATGCTAAAATAAGAGTagttaagtttaatttttgttttgatttcaaAAGGTACCTTCTTAATGTGAAATATCTTATTGGGCCCTCAACGTGAAATGACTGGCTCTGTCATTGCATATATCGAGTCACTGAAATAAATTTCATGATGTAGGGGAAGATGCAACCTTTGAATTTGAGGATGTTGGGCACAGCGAAAAAACTGAAGAACTGATGAAGGAATTCTTTGTTGGGAAAATAGAGCCATATACTCGTCCTAAAATAAGGCCGagtataaatagaaatgttgATGGTCTCATAAGCCACAATTCAACTTCAACTTCAACTTCAATTTCAACTTCAACTTCGAGACTCGGCTTGCTCTATGCCACCATGCCCCCATTCATACTCGCGGCAGCATTTCTTTTTCGTTATTACAATAGCAACAACAACGACTACACCGTCTAGTTTCAAAGcttcataataaataattcacaACAATAATGGCCATTCATTTGCTTCGATTCAAATAAGAGGTTGGTGAGGGTGATGATATTGTGTTATTGGTCAGTTTGTAGCAAATAACTATGGTTTTTATTAGACAGGGATGGTATATGATCCTTTTTTGTTGAAGCGTGCCTGATATAAGAAAGGAAACGAAACAAATTCTAGTGATGTATCCTCCTATGAAACTATTGGTagcaataaaaagaaatttttttaatttcatacaATTCACACGTGAATATGTTTTCCCTATAGAAGTTGGTAATTGCTCGAGTCTAATCTAATTGCACAATGGAGAATATATATCTCACATGGTATAAATTAACTTGCTTGGAGCCTactaaattcataaaattataaatgtcaCTAGATATGAATTTGGACCAGGGGTGATGATCAAAACgagaatgcatttaaatctaaaaatgcagcccaaatcttggccctataattagatgatctaatggtcaataatcaaccaaaaacacggaaggtcattaattaagcagttttaggtcatattataagaaaacatgacctaaaaatatactccctccgtcccaataaatatgaaacgtttgcttttcggcacaagattttatgtagtgttgttttgtgagttaaagaagaaagagtaaagtaagagagagagaaaagtagagataaagttatttctatgTTAAGAAATggttcatttttaatgggacaatccaaaaaggaaaacgtttcatttctagtgggacagAGCGGGTACTAattatgacctaaaaatgccctacTATGATATTATTCTGtgtttctatatatatatctagttttcatagatcaaaaTCCTTTAGATCAGATACGACAAATATGACAAGATTGCTATTGACAGATGTCGCGCTGACCATTATTGTTATTAAAAGAAACATGGAAAATGTATAGTATCCATCGAAAATATGTTGACAGTTGATTACCTTGccaattaatttttctttatatattgtattggGCTTCATAGCCGGAATTGATCGAAAATTAGCAATGGAATTTATATATAGCGAAGCCCCGGCCctattcatattattattaaatattacgCCTAAACTTATTAAATCcagaaccaaaaaaaaaaggtagaggGAGCTAATTAAAGAAGTCCAaacacttcattttattactaacttactactataattttgacattttcatgtatatttagattttactactattttctgACTTATCAAATTTAGTGGGGTATATTTGATCTTGTGTTGACTGGTCAAATggtataaataaatcaagtcTCCTCCTATTGATAATGTGAGTTTTGTTCAATTAATTGTCACCGATATGTTATTCACTAGTACTCCACTATTcatcatgttttgttttgtagtATTTATTGTTCTTATAtttctactattatttttcactaatGTGAGAGTTGGAATTTTGAAGATTGatcaataacaaaatatatatatatagaaactCCAACAAATAACAAATTCCTTGcacatcaacaaataaaacaaaaggagAGTCAAACAGATAACAAATTTGTAGGTTCAAAAACGATGTGCAAATTGAATTCAAAGGACAACCTGCGCCGATTTGTTTGTGTATATGTTTTTGATTAATAATCTTATGATACAGATACCTTTCAATTTTAAaggtaaaattatatactattatcATTTGTTTAAAGTTAGATACTCTCGGTGGTATTCAGTTtattagataaaatagtatCGAGATATAATCTAGGATATAATtgttagattattttagttggagagagttggctatgactaattatcacatgattatccatctaagattaagttgtggtattcaatctcatgaaccggatataatacatatttaatcatgagatataatcttgcaaaccgaacaacCTTCGAGTAtgttaatactccctccgtccactaATTCAAGACCACTTTTAACtgagcacgggttttaagaaatatagtagaaagtgaatggaaaatattaatagaatGTAGAattcattaccaaaaatagtaaaaaaaaataaatatgacatttattAGTGAACGGACGAAAATAACAATATAGGAAACTTATcgatggacggagggagtatcgaATAAATGTTAGTCCCTCACATGTTGCTGGCCCCCCATATGTAACTAGTTGTTTAAGATTATCCCTTgcgtaaataaaataatgtcattTCACATGTAAATACTGCGTATTTGTTAATATCTGAATAGGACGACCAACTATTTGCGGAAATTGGGATTTTACTAGATTGTCAAATCACATAGTTGTGCTGACCAACTTTGGGAtaggatttgaattaatatttttattttgtttcgaTCCTTAAATAGGTTGTTTAAATGTTGGATGGTTTATCATGTACACTTTCTATTCCTTGCCAGGTGATTCataattctttttttgattttctatTCCTTACCAACTTTAGTAAATCCTTATAGGGATGCTCTAAGTTAAGTGAAAATTGTTCCCTTTTTTCCGAcattctatcttattttattcttaaaattcgtgcccgGAAAATAACGCCTCGTTTAGTGAATTTAGGTAGGGAGTGATTAAATTGTACTAATTCCGTAGGCATTCATGGGCCGCTCTGGTTGACCCAAAATAGATGGGCCGTAGTTTAACATTTTGGACCCTTAACCAGCCCGATAAGGGCATTTAATGGGCCGATATTCatcttttaactttttattcgCTTACAATATTTGATAGAATTAACTAGAAAGCATGGAAATATCAAAATCTTTTTGTGAAATAATTTTACGTTTAGATATACATAAGTCAAACATgtcaattgaaaaaatatacgGCAAATATTTTGATCCAATTTCA
The genomic region above belongs to Salvia hispanica cultivar TCC Black 2014 chromosome 3, UniMelb_Shisp_WGS_1.0, whole genome shotgun sequence and contains:
- the LOC125212317 gene encoding cytochrome b5-like, which translates into the protein METKVFTFEEASQHCNPDDCWLIIDGKAYDVTGFLDDHPGGKGPMLNISGEDATFEFEDVGHSEKTEELMKEFFVGKIEPYTRPKIRPSINRNVDGLISHNSTSTSTSISTSTSRLGLLYATMPPFILAAAFLFRYYNSNNNDYTV